A stretch of Mesorhizobium sp. M2A.F.Ca.ET.046.03.2.1 DNA encodes these proteins:
- a CDS encoding VOC family protein — MSKRIFVSLPVTDVKASRAFYESLGFKNNPEFPDEAAAWMVWSEEINFMLLSREKWQMMTTRPIPPSTSSEVMLALSLDSRDAVDAMAAAAAANGGTADINPVEDHGFMYTRDLADPDGHAVGAMWMDVSAMTSASS; from the coding sequence ATGAGCAAGAGGATCTTTGTGAGCCTGCCAGTTACCGACGTGAAGGCGTCCAGGGCTTTCTACGAATCCCTTGGTTTTAAGAACAATCCTGAGTTTCCCGATGAGGCCGCGGCCTGGATGGTATGGAGTGAAGAGATCAACTTCATGCTGCTCAGCCGGGAAAAATGGCAGATGATGACGACGCGCCCGATCCCGCCATCAACGTCGAGCGAGGTGATGTTGGCGCTCTCTCTGGACAGCCGCGACGCCGTCGACGCAATGGCCGCCGCTGCGGCCGCTAACGGCGGCACGGCCGACATCAATCCAGTCGAAGATCATGGGTTCATGTACACTCGCGACCTTGCCGACCCCGATGGTCATGCCGTGGGCGCGATGTGGATGGACGTCTCCGCAATGACATCGGCGTCGTCATGA
- a CDS encoding phosphoglycolate phosphatase: MTRPIIVFDLDGTLVDTAPDLLDSLNHSLAASDLAAVDEAGFRRFVGHGGRVMIERAHAAQNKALMAEEHDRLLKLFLDHYTLNIPGKSRPYPGVIAALDRFQAAGYLMAVCTNKYEANSATLIGALGMSDYFAAICGQDTFAFRKPDPRHLTETIRLAGGDPSSAVMVGDSQTDIDTAKAAGIPVVAVDFGYTDRHVSEFEPTLVISHFDTLTPDLAERLIAAAR; this comes from the coding sequence ATGACCCGCCCGATCATTGTCTTCGACCTCGACGGTACGCTGGTCGACACCGCGCCGGACTTGCTCGACAGCCTCAATCACAGCCTGGCGGCGAGTGATCTGGCCGCCGTCGACGAAGCCGGCTTCAGGCGCTTCGTCGGCCATGGCGGCCGCGTCATGATCGAACGCGCGCATGCCGCGCAGAACAAGGCGCTGATGGCCGAAGAGCACGACCGGCTGCTGAAGCTCTTCCTCGACCATTACACACTGAACATTCCCGGAAAGTCGCGCCCCTACCCCGGCGTAATCGCCGCGCTCGACCGTTTCCAGGCCGCCGGATACCTGATGGCGGTCTGCACCAACAAATACGAAGCCAATTCCGCGACGCTGATCGGCGCGCTTGGCATGTCGGACTATTTTGCCGCGATCTGCGGCCAGGATACGTTTGCCTTCCGCAAGCCCGACCCGCGCCATCTCACCGAGACCATCCGGCTGGCCGGCGGCGATCCGAGCAGCGCCGTGATGGTCGGCGATTCGCAGACCGACATCGACACCGCCAAGGCAGCCGGAATTCCCGTGGTCGCGGTCGATTTCGGCTACACCGACCGTCATGTGAGCGAATTCGAACCAACCCTGGTGATCTCGCATTTCGACACGCTGACGCCGGACCTGGCGGAACGGCTGATCGCGGCGGCGCGCTGA
- the rpiA gene encoding ribose-5-phosphate isomerase RpiA, with amino-acid sequence MDARQLKVEAARAALAHVGDGMRLGIGTGTTADEFVRLLAEKVATGLKIIGVPTSERTAALCRELGVPLSTLEDTPELDLTIDGADEIDPDLTLIKGGGGALLREKIVAAASGRMIVIADKSKLVGTLGRFPLPIEVNQFGLRATEIAVRAAAAKLGLSGPVTLRMTGSQPFVTDGGHFILDASFGRIPDTRALSNALFAIPGVVEHGLFIGLASTAIIAGGDGIETVHVARKPGSSIDHDVA; translated from the coding sequence ATGGATGCAAGGCAGTTGAAGGTCGAAGCCGCGCGGGCAGCGCTCGCCCATGTCGGCGACGGCATGCGGCTTGGCATCGGCACCGGCACCACGGCGGACGAGTTCGTGCGGCTGCTGGCCGAGAAGGTTGCGACCGGCCTCAAGATCATCGGTGTGCCGACTTCCGAGCGCACCGCGGCGCTCTGTCGCGAGCTGGGTGTGCCGCTGTCCACGCTCGAAGACACGCCGGAACTCGACCTTACCATCGACGGCGCCGACGAAATCGATCCGGACCTGACCTTGATCAAGGGCGGCGGCGGCGCGCTGCTGCGCGAGAAGATCGTCGCGGCCGCATCCGGGCGCATGATCGTGATCGCCGACAAGTCCAAGCTGGTCGGGACTCTCGGCCGCTTCCCGCTGCCGATCGAGGTCAACCAATTCGGCCTGCGCGCCACCGAGATCGCGGTTCGCGCCGCCGCGGCGAAGCTCGGCCTTTCCGGCCCGGTTACATTGAGGATGACGGGAAGCCAGCCATTTGTTACAGACGGCGGCCACTTTATCCTCGATGCATCTTTTGGCCGCATTCCGGATACAAGAGCGCTTTCGAATGCTCTCTTCGCCATTCCAGGCGTTGTCGAGCACGGTCTATTCATCGGGCTGGCGTCAACGGCCATCATCGCCGGCGGCGACGGTATCGAAACCGTCCATGTCGCCCGAAAACCAGGGAGTTCTATCGACCATGATGTTGCATAA
- a CDS encoding DUF2059 domain-containing protein, whose protein sequence is MMLHKRVRRLSMFLAASAVLALSSPVFAQDVSESHLKAARAAVAAIHATDSFDNILPQAAAALESQLIQKNPDMQELIGKTVTEKALGMASRRADLEKEAALAYAKVFSEKELNDIAAFYSSDSGKKLLDSGPAVTRDLVKAADIWQNGVARDLAQQVGETLAAAAKAAAPAAPAPDATAPADNSAPADGSAPADNSAN, encoded by the coding sequence ATGATGTTGCATAAACGGGTTCGCCGCCTTTCGATGTTTCTGGCGGCCTCGGCCGTCCTCGCGCTGTCCTCGCCGGTGTTTGCGCAGGATGTCAGCGAGTCGCACCTGAAGGCCGCGCGCGCGGCCGTCGCTGCGATCCATGCCACGGACTCGTTCGACAACATTCTGCCGCAGGCCGCTGCCGCGCTGGAGTCGCAGCTCATCCAGAAGAACCCCGACATGCAGGAATTGATCGGCAAGACCGTGACCGAGAAGGCGCTCGGCATGGCATCGCGGCGCGCCGACCTCGAAAAGGAAGCAGCGCTTGCCTATGCCAAGGTGTTTTCCGAGAAGGAGCTCAACGACATCGCCGCCTTCTACAGCTCCGATTCCGGAAAGAAGCTGCTGGACAGCGGCCCCGCGGTGACGCGTGACCTCGTGAAGGCTGCCGACATCTGGCAGAACGGCGTTGCCCGCGACCTCGCCCAGCAGGTAGGCGAGACGCTCGCCGCCGCCGCCAAGGCCGCGGCGCCGGCAGCGCCGGCTCCGGACGCCACCGCGCCGGCCGACAATTCCGCTCCGGCCGATGGCTCGGCGCCCGCCGACAATTCCGCGAACTGA
- the gor gene encoding glutathione-disulfide reductase: MAGYDYDLFVIGGGSGGVRAARVAAALGKRVAIAEEYRFGGTCVIRGCVPKKLYVYASQFPEHFTDAAGYGWTVPEASFDWKTLVANKDKEIARLEAIYKRNVEGSGGETFHSRAVLVDPHSVYLVAEDRTVSADQILIATGGRPAPHPALSGHEYCIFSNEAFDLKELPKAIMIEGGGYIAVEFANIFHGLGVDTTLVYRGQEILSRFDMDLRRSLHETMEKKGIKILCPAVSEWVRKTPEGRLDVLLSSGQTLTVDQVMLAIGRIPNTENMGLEGVGVELGKTGAIMVDQYSRTNIDNIWAIGDVTHRVQLTPVAIHEAMCFIETAFKGNPTASDHDTIPTAVFSQPEIGTVGLSEDDAVKRFPDVEIYRASFRPMRHTLSGRDEKMLMKLVVDGASRKVLGAHILGPDAGEMAQLLGIPLKAGLTKDDFDRTMAVHPTAAEELVTMYKPTYRVKNGERV, encoded by the coding sequence ATGGCCGGTTATGACTATGATCTGTTCGTCATCGGCGGCGGGTCCGGTGGGGTCAGGGCGGCCCGGGTGGCGGCGGCCCTCGGCAAGCGCGTCGCCATCGCCGAGGAATACCGCTTCGGCGGCACCTGCGTCATCCGCGGCTGCGTGCCGAAGAAGCTCTATGTCTATGCCTCGCAATTTCCAGAGCATTTCACTGATGCCGCCGGCTATGGCTGGACGGTGCCCGAGGCGAGCTTCGACTGGAAGACGCTGGTCGCCAACAAGGACAAGGAGATCGCGCGGCTCGAAGCGATCTACAAGAGGAATGTCGAGGGCTCAGGCGGCGAGACCTTCCACTCGCGCGCCGTGCTGGTCGACCCGCATTCCGTCTACCTGGTTGCCGAAGACCGCACCGTCAGCGCCGACCAGATCCTGATCGCCACCGGCGGCAGGCCGGCGCCGCATCCGGCGCTTTCGGGCCATGAGTACTGCATCTTCTCCAACGAGGCCTTCGATCTCAAGGAACTGCCAAAGGCGATCATGATCGAGGGCGGCGGATATATCGCCGTCGAGTTCGCCAACATTTTCCACGGCTTGGGCGTTGACACCACGCTGGTCTATCGCGGCCAGGAAATCCTCAGCCGCTTCGACATGGATCTGCGCCGCTCGCTGCATGAGACCATGGAGAAGAAGGGCATCAAGATTCTTTGCCCCGCGGTTTCGGAATGGGTGCGCAAGACGCCTGAAGGCAGGCTAGATGTGCTGCTGTCAAGCGGTCAGACCCTCACGGTCGACCAAGTCATGCTGGCGATCGGGCGCATTCCCAACACCGAGAATATGGGCCTGGAAGGCGTCGGCGTCGAACTCGGCAAGACGGGCGCGATCATGGTAGACCAATATTCGCGCACCAACATCGACAACATCTGGGCAATCGGCGACGTCACCCATCGCGTGCAACTGACGCCGGTCGCTATCCACGAGGCGATGTGCTTCATCGAGACCGCCTTCAAGGGCAATCCGACCGCGTCGGATCACGACACCATCCCGACCGCTGTATTCTCCCAGCCGGAGATTGGAACCGTCGGCCTGTCGGAGGACGACGCGGTCAAGCGCTTCCCCGATGTCGAGATCTATCGCGCGTCCTTCCGTCCGATGCGGCACACGCTGTCCGGCCGCGACGAGAAGATGCTGATGAAGCTGGTGGTCGACGGCGCGTCCAGGAAGGTGCTCGGCGCTCATATCCTGGGTCCCGATGCCGGCGAGATGGCGCAGCTGCTCGGCATCCCGCTGAAGGCGGGACTGACCAAGGACGATTTCGACCGCACCATGGCCGTGCATCCGACCGCGGCCGAGGAACTGGTCACGATGTACAAGCCGACCTACCGCGTGAAGAACGGCGAACGCGTTTGA
- the mgtE gene encoding magnesium transporter, with protein MNEFAPVSDDEAVAVARVLANDHVADVVEALNHDPRETAIELLCAVPFERLVEIFDQPELESAPELAEALPRAKASKLLTAMSADRAADILRELDEPPRSELLGALAPPLRATLLSILGYPEGSAASIMTTEFVSVPSDWTVGRTLDYIRKVERTRETIYAIYIVDPETQLLLRSTGLRRLITGNPEDLILSVAPDRMPVTVTPLTDRENLAQTISKYDLLALPVVDHGRILGIVTVDDIIDTMIEETTEDVHRFGGMEALDEPYMKMGFLAMIQKRAGWLCALFLSEMLTANAMQSYEGELEKAIVLTLFIPLIMSSGGNSGSQATSLVIRALALREIGLRDWWRVALRELPTGVVLGSILGVVGICRIALWQYSGFYDYGPHWMLIAATVGAALIGIVTFGSLSGSMLPFALKRIGFDPASASAPFVATLVDVTGLVIYFSVALVILRGTLL; from the coding sequence ATGAACGAATTCGCACCCGTATCGGACGACGAAGCCGTCGCCGTCGCCCGTGTTCTTGCCAACGACCACGTCGCCGACGTCGTCGAAGCCCTCAACCACGATCCTCGCGAGACAGCCATCGAGCTGCTCTGCGCTGTGCCGTTCGAGCGGCTGGTCGAGATTTTCGATCAGCCGGAACTCGAAAGCGCTCCGGAACTCGCGGAAGCACTGCCACGCGCCAAGGCGAGCAAGCTTTTGACCGCCATGTCGGCCGACCGCGCGGCCGACATTCTGCGCGAGCTGGATGAACCGCCCCGCTCGGAGCTGCTCGGCGCGCTTGCCCCGCCGCTGCGCGCCACGCTGCTGTCAATCCTCGGATACCCAGAAGGCAGCGCCGCCTCGATCATGACGACCGAATTCGTCAGCGTGCCTTCCGACTGGACCGTCGGCCGCACGCTCGACTACATCCGCAAGGTCGAGCGCACGCGCGAAACCATCTACGCCATCTACATCGTCGATCCGGAGACGCAGCTCCTGCTGCGTTCGACCGGGTTGCGCCGGTTGATCACCGGCAACCCGGAGGATTTGATCCTGTCGGTGGCGCCTGATCGCATGCCGGTGACCGTGACGCCGCTCACCGATCGCGAGAACCTGGCGCAGACCATCTCGAAATACGACCTCCTGGCGCTGCCTGTCGTCGACCACGGCAGGATCCTCGGCATCGTCACCGTCGACGACATCATCGACACGATGATCGAGGAAACGACCGAGGACGTGCATCGTTTCGGCGGCATGGAGGCGCTGGACGAGCCGTATATGAAGATGGGCTTCCTCGCCATGATCCAGAAGCGCGCCGGCTGGCTCTGCGCGCTGTTCCTCAGCGAGATGCTGACGGCCAACGCCATGCAGAGCTACGAGGGTGAGCTGGAGAAGGCGATCGTGCTGACGCTGTTCATCCCACTGATCATGAGTTCCGGCGGCAATTCCGGCTCGCAGGCGACATCGCTCGTCATCCGCGCGCTGGCGCTGCGCGAGATCGGTCTGCGCGACTGGTGGCGGGTGGCGCTGCGCGAGCTGCCGACCGGGGTGGTGCTCGGCTCGATCCTCGGCGTCGTCGGCATCTGCCGCATCGCGCTCTGGCAGTATTCCGGGTTCTACGACTACGGCCCGCACTGGATGCTGATCGCGGCGACGGTGGGCGCGGCGCTGATCGGCATCGTCACCTTCGGCTCACTGTCGGGATCGATGCTGCCTTTCGCGCTGAAGCGGATCGGCTTCGACCCGGCAAGCGCCTCTGCGCCGTTCGTCGCCACGCTGGTCGACGTCACCGGGCTGGTGATCTACTTCTCGGTGGCGCTGGTGATCCTGCGCGGCACGCTGCTTTAA
- a CDS encoding ABC transporter ATP-binding protein/permease: protein MRTFWGLMRAYWFSDRWKEAWTLTFVIAALTALSSKAGVWFAVALGELGNSIAFLHDAANTHPLQTILTNAGILVLLVILKDAGFTGVRNLVSTTLHRKWRGWLDNQFNQALLDGNHTHFHAQHGSAASGIVAPDNIDQRIQESIKDMTGGAIGLAMGVLGVATSLYFIGENLIGSSVEVKGLEFLGGYGTAVLAFLAVAIYVPLNTWIAVKLGRLLERLNVRMQQAEGSYRSELITFLRRSFHVAASHGEDVQKSMHDRLYVDIDKTWGRLNIVNTSYTSFELIYNFVGARIVAYAPGLLSFIHNRLDYKGYITGSEMVAQLISQCSWFIHVMPAIATLRANSQRVTELANAIENVQRPREFYQQTGRSDFSYASQNPVFGLTIQKLELAHQGEDATPFLSAANLRFRRGEWTFLKGESGCGKTSLIKAINGLWPYGRGTIVFPEGVTNFYAAQEVKLQQVSLKQLVCLPGSENDHSDTQVAAALHKAGLGDFIEHLADESREGKIWDQVLSGGQKQKLVVARIILQQPGLLFLDEATGALDPDGKIAFHQAIKDNCPNVTVISVMHEAVPPRSLSGEEFYHSVVAIADSVATKKPLAPSLPRELTTILTQPPRPTEDKWLRFRRLKQK, encoded by the coding sequence ATGCGTACATTCTGGGGGCTGATGCGAGCGTACTGGTTCTCCGACCGGTGGAAGGAAGCCTGGACGCTCACCTTCGTCATCGCCGCCCTCACCGCTCTCTCCAGCAAGGCCGGCGTTTGGTTTGCCGTGGCGTTGGGCGAACTCGGCAATTCGATCGCTTTCCTCCACGATGCCGCCAACACCCATCCGCTGCAGACCATCCTGACCAACGCCGGCATACTGGTACTGCTGGTGATCCTGAAAGATGCCGGCTTCACCGGCGTGCGCAACCTCGTTTCAACGACCCTGCACCGCAAATGGCGCGGTTGGCTGGACAACCAGTTCAACCAAGCCCTGCTAGACGGCAATCATACCCATTTCCATGCCCAGCATGGTTCGGCGGCCAGCGGCATCGTCGCTCCCGACAATATCGACCAGCGCATCCAGGAATCGATCAAGGACATGACCGGCGGAGCCATCGGGCTTGCCATGGGCGTGCTTGGCGTAGCGACGTCGCTTTATTTCATTGGCGAAAACCTGATCGGATCATCGGTCGAGGTCAAAGGCCTAGAATTCCTGGGCGGCTATGGCACCGCGGTGCTGGCTTTCCTTGCCGTCGCTATCTACGTGCCGCTGAACACCTGGATCGCGGTCAAGCTCGGACGCCTGCTCGAGCGGCTCAATGTCCGCATGCAACAGGCGGAGGGCAGCTACCGCAGCGAACTCATTACATTCCTGCGCCGCAGCTTCCACGTTGCCGCCTCGCATGGCGAGGACGTGCAGAAGTCGATGCATGACAGGCTCTATGTCGATATCGACAAGACATGGGGCCGACTGAATATCGTCAACACCAGCTACACCTCGTTCGAGCTGATCTACAATTTCGTCGGCGCCCGTATCGTTGCCTACGCGCCAGGCCTCTTGTCGTTCATCCACAACCGCCTCGACTACAAAGGCTACATCACCGGTTCCGAAATGGTCGCCCAGTTGATCAGCCAGTGCTCGTGGTTCATCCATGTCATGCCAGCGATTGCGACGCTCAGAGCCAACAGCCAGCGCGTGACCGAGCTCGCCAACGCGATCGAGAACGTCCAGCGCCCGCGGGAATTCTACCAGCAGACCGGCCGATCCGACTTCAGCTACGCGAGCCAGAACCCGGTTTTCGGTCTCACCATCCAGAAGCTGGAACTCGCCCATCAAGGCGAGGACGCCACACCTTTCCTCAGCGCTGCGAACCTCCGTTTCCGCCGCGGCGAATGGACCTTCCTCAAGGGCGAGTCCGGCTGCGGCAAGACATCGCTGATCAAGGCGATCAATGGCCTGTGGCCTTATGGCCGCGGCACCATCGTCTTCCCGGAAGGCGTCACCAATTTCTACGCTGCCCAGGAGGTCAAGCTGCAGCAGGTGTCGCTGAAGCAACTCGTCTGCCTGCCGGGTTCAGAGAACGACCATAGCGACACCCAGGTAGCGGCGGCTTTGCACAAGGCCGGTCTCGGCGACTTCATCGAACACCTGGCCGACGAGAGCCGCGAAGGCAAGATCTGGGATCAGGTGCTTTCGGGCGGCCAGAAGCAGAAGCTGGTGGTCGCGCGCATCATCCTGCAGCAGCCCGGGCTTCTCTTCCTCGATGAGGCGACCGGCGCGCTCGACCCCGATGGCAAGATAGCCTTCCACCAGGCGATCAAGGACAATTGTCCGAACGTCACCGTCATCAGCGTCATGCACGAGGCAGTGCCGCCGCGCTCGCTTTCCGGCGAGGAATTCTATCACAGCGTGGTTGCGATCGCCGACAGCGTCGCCACCAAGAAGCCCCTCGCTCCCAGCCTGCCGCGCGAGCTCACCACGATCCTCACCCAGCCGCCGCGGCCGACCGAGGACAAATGGCTGCGCTTCCGCCGGCTGAAGCAGAAATAG
- a CDS encoding DUF6252 family protein, producing MSATFEGKPWTASFTLAQTMQMGGKPMLNLSGTEQGSPTMTFNSMLELKDPNDLAGAYPLKTGSPANSANFNVLDSGAMVGHIRFSSGKIVIDKYDAAAKTISGHFSASGKDESGKPEEVTDGKFSGIPVTAQ from the coding sequence ATGTCGGCGACTTTCGAAGGCAAGCCCTGGACGGCGTCCTTCACCTTGGCCCAGACGATGCAGATGGGCGGCAAGCCGATGCTGAACTTGTCGGGAACAGAACAGGGGTCGCCGACCATGACCTTCAATTCGATGCTCGAGCTCAAGGATCCGAACGACCTTGCCGGCGCCTATCCGCTCAAGACGGGCTCGCCCGCCAACAGCGCCAATTTCAACGTTCTCGATTCCGGCGCCATGGTAGGCCATATCCGTTTCAGCAGCGGCAAGATCGTCATCGACAAATACGACGCAGCCGCAAAGACCATTTCCGGTCATTTCAGCGCCTCGGGAAAAGACGAATCGGGCAAGCCCGAAGAGGTCACCGACGGCAAATTTTCGGGCATTCCGGTCACCGCCCAGTAG
- a CDS encoding DsbA family protein codes for MSAENSITVDVVSDVVCPWCFIGQKRLDKAIAAASDVDVRVSWRPFQLDPTIPPGGMDRRQYMLGKFGSEERIQQIHARIEPLGEAEGIHFAFGAIKVAANTLDAHRVIRWAGAAGEDAQNRLVRRLFQLNFEEGANIGDHAALVKAAGEAGMDASVVETLLPTDADVEAVRNEIATASRMGITGVPCFLLEGKYAVMGAQDADTLADAIRQVAQAKARGELETVAD; via the coding sequence ATGAGCGCCGAGAACTCCATCACTGTCGATGTTGTGTCCGATGTCGTCTGCCCCTGGTGCTTCATCGGCCAGAAGCGGTTGGACAAGGCCATTGCTGCCGCAAGCGATGTCGACGTGCGTGTCAGTTGGCGACCATTCCAGCTCGATCCGACCATCCCGCCTGGAGGCATGGATCGCCGCCAATACATGCTCGGCAAGTTCGGCAGCGAGGAACGCATTCAACAGATCCATGCGCGCATCGAGCCGCTGGGCGAAGCCGAGGGAATCCACTTCGCATTCGGTGCCATCAAGGTCGCGGCCAACACGCTGGACGCGCATCGCGTCATCCGCTGGGCAGGCGCCGCGGGTGAAGATGCCCAGAACCGGCTGGTGCGCCGCCTCTTCCAGCTGAATTTCGAGGAAGGCGCCAATATCGGCGACCATGCCGCGCTGGTGAAGGCCGCCGGCGAGGCCGGCATGGATGCATCGGTGGTCGAGACGCTGCTGCCGACCGACGCCGACGTCGAGGCCGTCCGCAACGAGATCGCCACCGCTTCGCGCATGGGCATCACCGGTGTGCCCTGCTTCCTGCTTGAGGGCAAATACGCGGTGATGGGCGCACAAGATGCCGACACGCTTGCCGACGCGATCCGCCAGGTGGCTCAGGCCAAGGCGCGCGGCGAATTGGAAACCGTCGCGGACTGA
- a CDS encoding extracellular solute-binding protein — protein sequence MDRVLVQLIAATSFLALSLLPAQSEPKHGIAMQGEPALPPDYKHFDYVNPDAPKGGSVTYCVVGSFDNLNPFILKSLRTTARGMIDTVYGNLVFEPLMQRNYNEPFSLYGLLAGSADMDQERKSIEFHLNPNAKWSDGQPVTPEDVLFTYDVFKDKGRPPYSDRMSMIAKLEKTGEHSVKFTFNDKANREFPLIVALTPIVPKHAFDKETFDKTTLKPLIGSGPYIVDKVLPGQRIVFKRNPDYWGKDVPSKRGFDNFDQVTIEYFLNANAKTEAFKKGICALDDETDPVKRERDIDFPAFRKGDVKEEYFNTGIPPVVTGFLFNTRLPKFADPVVRRALGMLYDFEWANKNLFGGKFNRTMSYWQNSELSALGHPADDRERALLAPYPGRVPADVMDGTWRPPETDGSGQDRKVLKAAFELLKSAGFRVQDGRMLDPQGNPFGFEILTSSQDEERLAAIYQRTLEKIGIDVGIRSLDGDQIQSRKQRYDFEVLIGTSGFNNSLSPGSEQLGRWGSVAAKTEGSFNLAGVADPAVDAAIDAMLNARTKEDYVAAVRVLDRLLISGYYIVPMQYNTQQWLAYWSYLEHPQKTPIFGYQLPTWWRKPN from the coding sequence ATGGACCGCGTTCTCGTCCAACTGATCGCCGCGACCTCGTTTCTGGCTCTTTCGCTCCTTCCGGCGCAATCGGAGCCGAAGCACGGCATTGCCATGCAGGGTGAGCCGGCGCTGCCGCCCGATTACAAGCATTTCGACTACGTCAATCCGGACGCGCCGAAAGGGGGAAGCGTCACCTATTGCGTCGTCGGCTCCTTCGACAACCTCAACCCCTTCATCCTGAAGAGCCTGCGTACCACCGCGCGCGGCATGATCGATACCGTCTACGGCAATCTCGTCTTCGAGCCGCTGATGCAGCGCAACTACAACGAGCCTTTCAGCCTCTACGGCCTGCTTGCCGGGAGCGCCGACATGGATCAGGAGCGCAAGTCGATCGAGTTCCACCTCAATCCCAATGCAAAATGGTCGGACGGCCAGCCGGTGACCCCGGAGGACGTGCTGTTCACCTACGACGTTTTCAAGGACAAGGGCCGCCCGCCCTATAGCGACCGCATGAGCATGATCGCCAAGCTGGAGAAGACCGGCGAGCACAGCGTGAAATTCACCTTCAACGACAAGGCCAATCGCGAATTCCCGCTGATCGTCGCGCTGACGCCGATCGTCCCGAAGCACGCCTTCGACAAGGAGACGTTCGACAAGACGACGCTGAAGCCGCTGATCGGCAGCGGCCCCTACATCGTGGACAAGGTGTTGCCCGGGCAACGCATCGTCTTCAAGCGCAATCCGGATTATTGGGGCAAGGACGTCCCTTCCAAGCGCGGCTTCGACAATTTCGACCAGGTCACCATCGAGTATTTTCTCAACGCCAATGCCAAGACGGAGGCGTTCAAGAAAGGCATCTGCGCCCTTGATGACGAGACCGATCCGGTCAAGCGTGAGCGCGACATCGACTTTCCGGCATTCCGAAAGGGCGATGTAAAGGAGGAGTATTTCAACACCGGCATCCCGCCGGTGGTGACCGGCTTCCTGTTCAACACGCGGCTGCCCAAGTTTGCTGATCCCGTGGTCCGCCGCGCGCTTGGCATGCTCTACGACTTCGAATGGGCGAACAAGAACCTGTTCGGCGGCAAGTTCAACCGCACCATGAGCTATTGGCAGAACTCCGAGCTGTCCGCGCTCGGTCACCCGGCCGACGATCGCGAAAGGGCGCTGCTTGCCCCCTACCCCGGCCGTGTGCCTGCCGATGTCATGGACGGCACCTGGCGGCCGCCCGAGACGGACGGTTCGGGCCAGGATCGCAAGGTGCTCAAAGCCGCCTTCGAATTGCTGAAAAGCGCAGGCTTCCGCGTCCAGGACGGCAGGATGCTCGACCCGCAGGGAAACCCTTTCGGCTTCGAAATCCTGACCTCATCGCAGGATGAGGAGCGGCTGGCGGCGATCTACCAGCGCACGCTGGAAAAGATCGGCATCGACGTCGGCATCCGCTCGCTCGACGGCGACCAGATCCAGTCGCGCAAGCAGCGTTACGACTTCGAGGTGCTGATCGGCACCAGCGGCTTCAACAACTCCTTGTCGCCCGGCAGCGAGCAACTCGGCCGCTGGGGATCGGTTGCCGCGAAAACGGAAGGGTCGTTCAATCTCGCTGGCGTCGCCGATCCTGCCGTCGACGCCGCGATCGACGCGATGCTGAACGCCCGCACCAAGGAAGACTATGTCGCTGCCGTCCGTGTCCTCGATCGCCTTCTGATCTCGGGCTACTATATCGTGCCGATGCAATACAACACCCAGCAATGGCTCGCTTACTGGAGTTATCTGGAACATCCGCAAAAGACCCCCATATTCGGTTATCAGCTGCCGACCTGGTGGCGAAAGCCCAACTGA
- a CDS encoding invasion associated locus B family protein, translated as MTINAYRLSVLAAGVVGVLGAGLFTASAQQQPQIPQGWFKACTKQADVDICNVQNIVTAGNGQLVTGVSLIELKGKVNRKVFQVTVPTGRLVPPGIGLQIDGGKAQKLDYVICFPDRCVAEVPLTDQLVASFKKGQAISLTSINFQNQPNPIKIALTGFSGAYDGPPLQQSDIEDRQKKLQDFVAKNNQDFAKKLKDEQEKAKTAN; from the coding sequence ATGACGATCAACGCGTACCGCCTTTCGGTGCTGGCCGCAGGCGTGGTCGGCGTTCTGGGCGCCGGGCTTTTCACTGCCTCGGCCCAACAGCAGCCGCAGATTCCTCAGGGCTGGTTCAAGGCCTGCACCAAGCAGGCAGACGTCGACATCTGCAATGTGCAGAACATCGTCACCGCCGGCAATGGCCAGCTCGTCACCGGCGTCAGCCTGATCGAGCTCAAGGGCAAGGTGAACCGCAAGGTCTTCCAGGTCACCGTCCCGACCGGCCGCCTCGTGCCTCCCGGCATCGGCCTGCAGATCGATGGCGGCAAAGCGCAGAAGCTTGACTATGTGATCTGCTTCCCGGACCGCTGCGTCGCCGAAGTGCCGCTGACGGACCAACTCGTGGCGTCTTTCAAGAAGGGTCAGGCGATTTCGCTGACCTCGATCAACTTCCAGAACCAGCCGAACCCCATCAAGATCGCGCTCACCGGCTTCAGCGGCGCCTATGACGGCCCGCCGCTGCAGCAGTCGGACATCGAGGACCGGCAGAAGAAGCTGCAGGACTTCGTCGCCAAGAACAACCAGGATTTCGCCAAGAAGCTCAAGGACGAGCAGGAAAAGGCCAAGACCGCGAACTGA